A window of the Gammaproteobacteria bacterium genome harbors these coding sequences:
- a CDS encoding NADPH:quinone oxidoreductase family protein, giving the protein MKAIVCTKFAPVEELQFQELPDPVAQAGEVVIDLKACGVNFPDGLLVQGLYQSQPDFPFIPGTEAAGVVSELGEGVTNLKIGNRVIAVARLGMFASKAVVNAHFAFPIPDQIPFEEAAGLVTAHATAHHALKQRANLQPGETLLVTGAAGGTGLAAVQIGKAMGAKVIAVCSTQEKIDLAVANGADESINYVENDLKSEIKRLTDGQGVDVAYEVVGGDAFAAVSRGMAWNGRLLVIGFASGTIPKLPINLALVKGYALVGVFWGAWTQRDPKGFMQNMQELVTWYLQGKVKVHVDEIIALENTANALNKVLNRKTKGKVILRP; this is encoded by the coding sequence ATGAAAGCCATAGTATGTACCAAATTTGCACCCGTTGAAGAATTACAATTCCAGGAGCTTCCCGATCCAGTTGCCCAAGCGGGTGAAGTGGTGATCGACTTAAAAGCCTGTGGAGTCAATTTCCCGGACGGTTTGTTAGTACAAGGTCTTTATCAATCCCAACCGGATTTTCCATTCATTCCGGGGACTGAAGCTGCCGGTGTGGTGTCAGAACTCGGGGAAGGTGTCACAAACCTGAAAATTGGCAATCGTGTAATTGCTGTCGCACGCTTGGGTATGTTTGCCAGCAAAGCGGTGGTTAATGCACATTTTGCCTTTCCGATCCCGGACCAGATCCCGTTTGAAGAAGCCGCCGGACTGGTCACGGCACATGCCACGGCACACCATGCTTTAAAGCAGCGTGCCAATCTGCAGCCGGGCGAAACCCTGCTGGTGACTGGAGCAGCGGGTGGCACCGGTTTAGCCGCGGTGCAAATCGGGAAAGCCATGGGGGCAAAAGTCATAGCGGTGTGCTCAACCCAGGAAAAGATCGATCTTGCTGTGGCTAATGGTGCCGATGAAAGCATTAACTATGTCGAGAATGACCTGAAATCAGAGATCAAGCGTTTGACCGATGGTCAGGGTGTGGATGTTGCCTATGAAGTGGTTGGTGGCGACGCCTTTGCTGCGGTCAGTCGTGGCATGGCCTGGAATGGCCGCTTATTGGTGATCGGTTTTGCTTCGGGAACAATTCCCAAGCTTCCGATCAACCTTGCTTTGGTAAAGGGGTATGCATTGGTCGGAGTGTTTTGGGGCGCCTGGACCCAACGTGACCCCAAAGGATTTATGCAGAATATGCAGGAACTCGTAACCTGGTATTTGCAGGGCAAGGTCAAAGTTCACGTGGATGAGATCATTGCTTTGGAAAATACAGCAAACGCCTTGAATAAAGTGCTGAACCGGAAGACCAAGGGTAAAGTGATTTTGCGCCCATAA
- a CDS encoding SDR family oxidoreductase: MTTNLFDLTGKIALVTGASRGIGESAAKLLAEQGAHVIVSSRKIEGCQRVVDEIKAAGNSAEAIACNIGSMEEISSIFSELKSRHGKLDILVNNAAANPYYGHILDTDLGAFNKTVDVNIRGYFFMSIEGGKMMRENGGGSIINTASINGLQPGIGQGIYSITKAAVINMTKSFAKECAKFNIRVNALLPGLTKTKFAGALFNDEKVYKMAMAMIPMHRHAEPDEMAGTILYLASNASSYTTGECIVVDGGFTV; encoded by the coding sequence ATGACTACAAACTTATTTGACCTAACTGGAAAGATCGCACTGGTAACCGGCGCGAGTCGCGGGATTGGTGAATCGGCTGCAAAACTACTCGCTGAACAAGGCGCACACGTGATCGTTTCGAGCCGCAAAATTGAAGGCTGTCAGCGTGTGGTGGACGAGATCAAAGCCGCGGGAAATTCTGCCGAAGCTATCGCCTGTAATATTGGCAGTATGGAAGAGATCTCGAGTATTTTTAGCGAATTAAAATCCCGACATGGCAAGCTGGATATTCTAGTCAACAATGCCGCAGCGAATCCGTATTATGGGCATATACTCGATACTGACCTCGGCGCTTTTAATAAAACGGTCGATGTGAACATTCGCGGGTATTTTTTCATGAGCATCGAAGGTGGCAAAATGATGCGTGAGAACGGCGGCGGCTCGATCATCAACACCGCATCGATCAATGGCTTGCAGCCGGGTATCGGGCAAGGCATATATTCGATAACCAAAGCAGCGGTGATCAATATGACAAAATCTTTCGCAAAAGAATGTGCCAAATTCAACATTAGAGTGAATGCATTGCTTCCGGGTCTGACCAAAACCAAATTCGCCGGGGCATTATTCAATGACGAAAAAGTGTATAAAATGGCAATGGCCATGATTCCAATGCATCGTCATGCCGAACCGGATGAAATGGCCGGTACCATCTTGTATCTCGCATCTAATGCAAGTTCGTACACAACAGGCGAGTGTATTGTTGTGGATGGTGGTTTTACAGTATAG